From a region of the Mycolicibacterium sp. MU0050 genome:
- a CDS encoding CoA transferase, which produces MTPTGPLDGIRVIEVGTLISGPFAGRLLGDMGAEVIKIEPPGAPDPLRTWGQAELDGEHFFWTVHARNKKAVTLNLREPQGRELFLELVDNSDIIVENFRPGTLEKWNLGYDVLAQRNPGIILVRVSGYGQTGPEAHKAGYASVAEAASGLRHMNGFPGGPPPRLALSLGDSLAGMFAAQGALAALYRRTVTGTGQIVDAALTESCLAIQESTIPDYDIGGVVRGPSGTRLEGIAPSNIYRSSDGSWVVIAANQDTVFRRLCEAMGRPELATDDRFVNHVARGRNQDELDKIIGEWAAQRPPAEIIDTLSKAGVISGPINTVAEVVADPQLNARGMIADHFDERIGRNVKGPGVVPVLSESPGTIRSAGPARPGQHNDEVYRGLLGRSAADLERLQAEGVL; this is translated from the coding sequence GTGACCCCCACCGGGCCGCTGGACGGCATCCGCGTCATCGAGGTCGGCACGCTGATCTCCGGGCCGTTCGCGGGCCGGCTACTGGGCGACATGGGCGCCGAGGTCATCAAGATCGAACCCCCCGGCGCCCCGGACCCGCTGCGCACCTGGGGGCAGGCCGAACTCGACGGCGAACACTTCTTCTGGACCGTGCACGCCCGCAACAAGAAGGCCGTCACGCTGAATCTGCGGGAGCCGCAGGGCCGGGAGCTGTTCCTGGAGCTGGTGGACAACTCCGACATCATCGTCGAGAACTTCCGCCCGGGCACGCTGGAGAAGTGGAACCTGGGCTACGACGTTCTGGCGCAGCGCAATCCGGGCATCATCCTGGTGCGGGTGTCGGGCTACGGCCAGACCGGCCCGGAGGCCCACAAGGCCGGCTACGCGTCGGTGGCCGAGGCCGCCAGCGGGCTGCGGCACATGAACGGCTTCCCCGGTGGGCCGCCGCCGCGGCTCGCGCTGTCGCTCGGCGACAGCCTGGCGGGCATGTTCGCCGCGCAAGGCGCGCTGGCGGCGCTGTATCGCCGGACGGTCACCGGCACCGGGCAGATCGTCGACGCCGCGCTCACCGAATCGTGTCTGGCCATCCAGGAATCCACCATCCCGGACTACGACATCGGCGGCGTCGTGCGCGGCCCGTCGGGCACCCGACTGGAGGGCATCGCACCGTCGAACATCTACCGCAGCTCCGACGGCAGCTGGGTGGTGATCGCCGCCAACCAGGACACCGTCTTCCGCCGCCTCTGCGAGGCAATGGGCCGCCCGGAGCTGGCCACCGACGACCGCTTTGTCAATCACGTTGCGCGGGGCCGCAATCAGGACGAGCTCGACAAGATCATCGGCGAGTGGGCCGCCCAGCGTCCGCCGGCCGAGATCATCGACACGCTCTCGAAGGCCGGCGTGATCTCCGGACCCATCAACACCGTGGCCGAGGTGGTCGCCGACCCGCAACTCAACGCCCGCGGGATGATCGCCGATCACTTCGACGAGCGGATCGGCCGCAACGTCAAGGGTCCGGGCGTGGTCCCGGTCCTCTCCGAATCCCCGGGCACCATCCGGTCCGCGGGGCCGGCCCGCCCCGGGCAGCACAACGACGAGGTCTACCGCGGACTGCTCGGCCGCAGCGCGGCCGACCTCGAACGGTTGCAGGCCGAAGGAGTGTTATGA
- a CDS encoding hydroxymethylglutaryl-CoA lyase has product MSELPAQVTIREVALRDGLQIEEPISLDAKVELLEAVVATGVREVEATAFVSPSKVPALADAEQFATELKRFTGPEYDVEFSALVASPNGARRALAAGLNSIEYVVSAADSHSRANVGRGTDEATVAIADVLGIARDHGATLEVIVATAWDCPFDGPTPPQRVLDIVSAACDLGVDRIAIADTIGTATPRRAGDLLTRVRQIIGDTPLGAHFHNTRGAGLASAYAAVQAGVTRLDASVGGLGGCPFAPGASGNIATEDLVYLLRDSGVDTGLDLPRTIEAAAVAQRLVGHELPSSLLRAGDRIGG; this is encoded by the coding sequence ATGAGCGAGCTACCCGCCCAGGTCACCATCCGCGAGGTCGCGCTGCGCGACGGCCTGCAGATCGAAGAGCCGATCTCGTTGGACGCCAAGGTCGAACTGCTCGAGGCCGTGGTCGCCACCGGGGTCCGCGAGGTCGAGGCCACCGCTTTCGTCTCGCCGTCGAAGGTGCCGGCCCTGGCCGACGCCGAGCAGTTCGCGACCGAGCTGAAGCGGTTCACCGGCCCCGAGTACGACGTGGAGTTCTCCGCGCTGGTCGCCAGCCCGAACGGCGCGCGCCGGGCGCTCGCCGCCGGGCTCAACTCAATCGAGTACGTGGTGTCGGCCGCGGATTCGCACAGCCGCGCCAACGTGGGCCGCGGCACCGACGAGGCCACCGTCGCGATCGCCGATGTACTGGGCATCGCCCGCGACCACGGCGCCACCCTGGAGGTCATCGTCGCGACGGCCTGGGACTGCCCGTTCGACGGCCCGACACCCCCGCAGCGCGTCCTCGACATCGTCAGCGCGGCTTGCGATCTCGGAGTGGACCGCATCGCCATTGCCGACACCATCGGGACCGCCACCCCGCGGCGGGCCGGTGACCTGCTGACCCGGGTACGGCAGATCATCGGCGACACCCCGCTGGGTGCACACTTCCACAACACCCGCGGGGCAGGTCTGGCCAGCGCGTACGCGGCCGTGCAGGCGGGCGTGACCCGCCTCGACGCGTCGGTCGGCGGTCTCGGCGGCTGCCCGTTCGCCCCCGGGGCCAGCGGCAACATCGCCACCGAGGACCTGGTGTATCTGCTGCGCGACAGCGGCGTCGATACCGGTCTCGACCTGCCGCGGACCATCGAGGCCGCGGCCGTGGCGCAGCGCCTCGTCGGCCACGAACTGCCCAGTTCGCTACTGCGAGCCGGTGACCGGATCGGCGGCTAG
- a CDS encoding alpha/beta hydrolase family protein: MTSTDTKTAATPAKFEYDRIPYLVAYQNNSGVRDVYGGVAELVVLESYLLKPKDRPSDTVLIFMHPIGGGAYLPMINGLARAGHHVIYCNSRFRGTDSALLMEKVVEDLGECIKDAKNRLGYDKVVLAGWSGGGSLSVFYQQQAQNPTVTASPSGDGPDLTKLGLIPADAIMLLAAHVSRHGTMTEWLDASILDESDPSKRDPELDLYNPDNPNQPPYSPEFLDRYREAQIARNRRITKWVKEKLAELEAAGRPDDEFAFVVHGTMADPRWLDPTVDPNDRKPGTCYLGDPQVVNNSPVGLARFCTLRSWLSQWSYDDANGDAVKAGPDIKIPALVIGNLADDACTPSHTRRLFEAIGHPDKEMHEIAGANHYYAGPDQRDTLREAVGICTDWLHRHGLSLETA; this comes from the coding sequence ATGACGAGCACCGATACGAAAACCGCTGCGACCCCCGCCAAGTTCGAGTATGACCGCATCCCGTATCTGGTCGCCTACCAGAACAATTCGGGCGTGCGCGACGTGTACGGCGGGGTCGCCGAGTTGGTGGTGCTGGAGAGCTATCTGCTCAAGCCCAAGGACCGCCCGTCCGACACGGTGCTGATCTTCATGCACCCCATCGGGGGTGGGGCCTACCTGCCGATGATCAACGGGTTGGCCCGCGCCGGGCACCACGTCATCTACTGCAACAGCCGCTTCCGGGGCACCGATTCGGCGTTGCTGATGGAGAAGGTGGTCGAGGACCTCGGCGAGTGCATCAAGGACGCCAAGAACCGCCTCGGCTACGACAAGGTGGTGCTGGCGGGCTGGAGCGGCGGCGGTTCGCTGTCGGTGTTCTACCAGCAGCAGGCGCAGAACCCGACCGTGACCGCCAGCCCGTCCGGCGACGGGCCGGACCTCACCAAGCTGGGCCTGATCCCCGCCGACGCCATCATGCTGCTCGCGGCCCACGTCAGCCGGCACGGGACCATGACCGAATGGCTGGACGCCTCGATCCTCGACGAGTCCGACCCGAGCAAGCGCGACCCGGAGCTGGATCTCTACAACCCGGACAATCCGAATCAGCCGCCCTACTCCCCCGAGTTCCTGGACCGCTATCGCGAGGCCCAGATCGCCCGAAACCGCCGAATCACCAAGTGGGTGAAGGAGAAGCTCGCCGAGCTCGAGGCCGCCGGCCGCCCGGACGACGAGTTCGCCTTCGTGGTGCACGGCACCATGGCCGATCCCCGCTGGCTGGACCCGACCGTCGATCCCAACGACCGCAAACCCGGAACCTGCTACCTGGGTGACCCCCAGGTGGTCAACAACTCGCCGGTCGGTCTGGCCCGGTTCTGCACCCTGCGCAGCTGGCTGTCGCAGTGGAGCTACGACGACGCCAACGGCGACGCGGTCAAGGCCGGGCCCGACATCAAGATCCCCGCGCTGGTGATCGGCAACCTGGCCGACGACGCATGCACCCCAAGCCACACCCGCCGGCTGTTCGAGGCGATCGGGCACCCCGACAAGGAGATGCACGAAATCGCCGGGGCCAACCACTATTACGCGGGTCCCGACCAACGCGACACGCTGCGGGAGGCCGTCGGCATCTGCACCGACTGGCTGCACCGCCACGGTCTGTCCCTGGAGACGGCGTGA
- a CDS encoding acyl-CoA dehydrogenase family protein, which translates to MDFTLPDHLPGLLAEMDAFIEAEIKPLERENMQYFDRRREFARTDLNNGGIPNREWEDLLDEMRRRADKAGWLRYGLPSEFGGRDGSNLDMAVIREHLAHKGLGLHNDLQDESSIVGNFPQVIMMSRFGTEAQKNDWCEALITGEKSMAFGLSEPNHGSDATWLETRAVRDGDSWVINGTKRWNTGVHRATHDLIFARTSGEPGQATGITAFLVPCDSEGFEVPYYWWTFNMPSDHAEVELKDVRVPADAVLGEVDRGLEVGQTFLHENRIRQAASSLGAAQYCIDRAADYAAERIVFGKPLSVNQAVQWPLAELQTDAQMVRLLVYYAAWHLDRDHHMEVSDKVSMANYRANRLVCEAADRAMQIHGGLGYSRHEPFEHIYRHHRRYRITEGTEEIQIRRVAQRMLKFGRK; encoded by the coding sequence GTGGATTTCACCCTGCCGGATCACCTGCCCGGCCTGCTCGCCGAGATGGACGCCTTCATCGAGGCCGAGATCAAGCCGCTGGAACGCGAGAACATGCAGTACTTCGATCGGCGCCGGGAGTTCGCCCGCACCGATCTGAACAACGGCGGCATCCCCAATCGGGAGTGGGAGGACCTGCTCGACGAGATGCGCCGGCGCGCCGACAAGGCGGGCTGGCTGCGCTACGGCCTGCCGTCGGAGTTCGGCGGCCGCGACGGCAGCAACCTCGACATGGCCGTCATCCGAGAACATCTGGCGCACAAGGGTCTTGGGCTGCACAACGACCTGCAGGACGAGTCGTCGATCGTCGGGAACTTCCCGCAGGTGATCATGATGTCGCGGTTCGGCACCGAGGCCCAGAAGAATGACTGGTGCGAGGCGCTGATCACCGGCGAGAAGTCCATGGCGTTCGGGTTGAGCGAACCCAACCACGGCAGCGACGCCACCTGGCTGGAGACCCGCGCCGTGCGCGACGGCGACAGCTGGGTCATCAACGGCACCAAGCGCTGGAACACCGGCGTGCACCGCGCCACCCATGACCTCATCTTCGCCCGCACCTCCGGGGAGCCCGGCCAGGCCACCGGCATCACGGCGTTTCTGGTGCCCTGTGACTCCGAGGGCTTCGAGGTCCCCTATTACTGGTGGACGTTCAACATGCCCAGCGACCACGCGGAGGTGGAACTCAAGGACGTCCGGGTGCCGGCGGACGCGGTGCTCGGCGAGGTGGACCGCGGCCTCGAGGTGGGCCAGACGTTCCTGCACGAGAACCGGATTCGGCAGGCCGCCAGCAGCCTGGGCGCCGCACAGTACTGCATCGACCGGGCCGCGGACTACGCCGCCGAGCGGATCGTCTTCGGCAAGCCGTTGTCGGTGAACCAGGCCGTCCAGTGGCCCCTGGCCGAACTGCAGACCGACGCGCAGATGGTGCGACTGCTGGTGTACTACGCGGCCTGGCATCTGGACCGCGACCACCACATGGAGGTCTCCGACAAGGTCTCGATGGCCAACTACCGCGCCAACCGGCTGGTGTGCGAGGCCGCCGACCGCGCCATGCAGATCCACGGCGGTCTGGGCTACAGCCGCCACGAACCGTTCGAGCACATCTACCGGCACCACCGTCGTTACCGCATCACCGAGGGCACCGAGGAGATCCAGATCCGCCGGGTCGCCCAGCGGATGCTCAAGTTCGGCCGCAAATGA
- a CDS encoding TetR/AcrR family transcriptional regulator, with protein MTPRTLSSKGQQTRDAIEQAARKLFAERGFHGTTLADITSAAGKSSAAFYRYFDDKEDLLAALAQSFLQDIVAPSGTDLRWPRSPEDTEFFTAAVTGYWNMFKQNFGIMVAVAQLGAGQPRFAEVQNAFRRFGMDIVRASVHAAREQGYAEDLDPDHLALAIALMFEQFTTVYLRPDAAALGVRTTDDDAVHTLATIWRKTLYGR; from the coding sequence ATGACGCCGCGCACGCTATCCAGCAAGGGCCAGCAGACCCGGGACGCCATCGAGCAGGCGGCCCGGAAACTGTTTGCCGAGCGTGGTTTTCACGGCACCACGCTGGCCGACATCACCTCAGCGGCGGGCAAGTCCTCGGCGGCGTTCTACCGCTACTTCGACGACAAGGAAGACCTGCTGGCGGCGCTGGCCCAGAGCTTCCTGCAGGACATCGTGGCGCCGTCGGGCACCGATCTGCGCTGGCCCCGATCCCCCGAGGACACCGAGTTCTTCACCGCGGCTGTCACCGGCTACTGGAACATGTTCAAGCAGAACTTCGGCATCATGGTGGCCGTCGCCCAACTCGGCGCGGGCCAGCCGCGATTCGCCGAGGTGCAGAACGCGTTTCGCCGCTTCGGGATGGACATCGTGCGCGCTTCGGTGCACGCCGCCCGCGAGCAGGGGTACGCCGAAGATCTGGACCCCGACCACCTGGCCCTGGCGATCGCGTTGATGTTCGAACAGTTCACCACGGTGTACCTGCGCCCGGACGCCGCGGCGCTGGGCGTCCGCACCACCGACGACGATGCCGTACACACCCTTGCGACCATCTGGCGAAAGACGCTGTACGGTCGCTAA
- a CDS encoding homogentisate 1,2-dioxygenase, with amino-acid sequence MESFVHLRKGRTPKRVHADLDGLKDDELGRGGFVGRTANMYRRNDPTAYRTVGPLRPTDVLSSELKPSDATDPQGAPLLMFSNEDCLVLLSRRSEEMPFFARYVDGDLLSFVHRGSGRLETELGPLDYREGDWVYIPKACTWRQIPAEETTMLMIQATDEFRVPPPGTLGRHFPFDPAQATIPDPQPIDDGEGPHVDGEYEVRLMHAPIDGVGTTSLFYQHHPLDVEGWRGDNFPFTFNIEDYTVITSDSVHLPPTVHLFMQATGVYIMNFLPKPAETVPGTERTPWYHRNVDYDEIAFFHGGSLYGIPMPPGLVSHAPQGVHHGAPEKARERARRKFDDYDRVDWSVIAIDTRRRLVPSAEILANDLGQH; translated from the coding sequence ATGGAATCCTTCGTTCACCTGCGCAAAGGCAGGACGCCCAAGCGCGTCCACGCCGATCTCGACGGCCTCAAGGACGACGAACTCGGCCGCGGCGGCTTCGTGGGCCGGACCGCCAACATGTACCGGCGCAACGACCCCACCGCCTACCGGACCGTCGGCCCGCTGCGCCCCACCGACGTGCTCAGCTCGGAGCTGAAGCCCTCCGACGCCACCGACCCCCAGGGCGCACCCCTGCTGATGTTCTCCAACGAGGACTGCCTGGTGCTGCTGAGCCGCCGCAGCGAGGAGATGCCGTTCTTCGCGCGCTACGTCGACGGCGATCTGCTGTCCTTCGTGCACCGCGGCTCGGGACGCCTGGAAACCGAACTCGGCCCGCTGGACTACCGCGAGGGCGACTGGGTGTACATCCCGAAAGCCTGTACCTGGCGCCAGATCCCGGCCGAGGAAACCACGATGCTGATGATCCAGGCCACCGACGAGTTCCGGGTACCCCCGCCGGGCACGCTGGGTCGCCACTTCCCGTTCGACCCCGCGCAGGCCACCATCCCGGATCCGCAGCCCATCGACGACGGCGAGGGTCCGCACGTCGACGGCGAGTACGAGGTCCGGCTCATGCACGCCCCGATCGACGGGGTGGGCACCACAAGCCTGTTCTACCAACATCATCCGCTCGACGTGGAGGGGTGGCGCGGGGACAACTTCCCGTTCACCTTCAACATCGAGGACTACACCGTCATCACCTCCGACAGCGTGCACCTGCCGCCCACGGTCCACCTGTTCATGCAGGCCACCGGCGTCTACATCATGAACTTCCTGCCCAAGCCCGCCGAAACCGTCCCCGGCACCGAGCGCACCCCGTGGTACCACCGCAACGTCGACTACGACGAGATCGCGTTCTTCCACGGCGGCTCGCTGTACGGCATCCCGATGCCGCCCGGACTGGTGTCGCATGCGCCGCAGGGCGTCCACCACGGCGCGCCCGAGAAGGCCCGCGAGCGCGCCCGCCGCAAGTTCGACGACTATGACCGGGTGGACTGGTCGGTGATCGCGATCGACACCCGCCGCCGCCTGGTTCCCTCCGCCGAAATCCTCGCCAACGATCTGGGGCAACACTGA
- a CDS encoding arylsulfatase, with product MARHHLPIPDPTHVGLTTYDAKDPNTEYPPIQELRPPKGAPNVLIILLDDVGFGASSAFGGPCQMRVAERLAADGVKLNRFHTTALCSPTRQAMLTGRNHHSVGMGAITEMATSAPGNNSIRPKDKAPVAETLKLNGYSTAQFGKCHEVPVWEVSPVGPFHQWPTGSGFEYFYGFVGGEANQYYPGLYEGTTPVEPPKTPEEGYTLTDDLADRAITWVRQQQALLPDKPFFMYWAPGATHAPHHVPEQWSAKYRGKFDDGWDALRERIFSHQRKLGVVPEDAELTARHDEIPAWDDMPAALKPVLARQMEIYAGFLEQADHAAGRVIDAIADLGVLDNTLIYYIIGDNGASAEGTVNGCFNEMTTLNGMPGIETTEFLLSKIDDFGTAAAYNHYAVGWAHALCTPYQWTKQVASHWGGTRNGTIVHWPKGLPDKGTTRNQFHHVIDVVPTILAAAGVPAPHSVNGIAQAPLEGVSMLDTLRDAAAPETHQVQYFEMMGNRGIYFQGWTAVTKHRTPWKAETPPAFDDDVWELYGPDDWTQAHDLAAENPAKLAELQRLWLIEATKYNVVPLDDRGFERINPDIAGRPQLIKGNTQRLFSGMRVAEGCVLSLTNKSHAVTANIEVPASGANGVIVTQGGSAGGWALYAHEGRLKYCYNFFGIEYYPVTASTEIPAGRHQVRMEFAYEGGGLAKGGDVTLYYDGKPVGTGRVAQTQPMAFSADEACDVGRDTGSPASTDYGPTGNAFTGTIDWVQIDIGEDSHDHLVTPEDRFNIAMAKQ from the coding sequence ATCCCGGACCCCACGCACGTGGGCCTGACGACCTACGACGCCAAGGATCCCAATACCGAGTACCCGCCGATCCAGGAGCTGCGACCTCCGAAGGGCGCACCGAATGTGCTGATCATCCTGCTCGACGACGTCGGCTTCGGCGCCTCCTCGGCCTTCGGCGGGCCCTGCCAGATGCGCGTCGCCGAGCGCCTGGCCGCCGACGGCGTGAAGCTCAACAGGTTTCACACCACCGCGCTGTGCTCCCCCACCCGCCAAGCGATGTTGACCGGCCGCAACCATCACTCGGTCGGGATGGGCGCCATCACCGAGATGGCCACGTCGGCACCGGGCAACAACAGCATCCGGCCCAAGGACAAGGCCCCGGTCGCCGAGACGTTGAAACTCAACGGTTATTCCACGGCACAGTTCGGCAAGTGTCACGAGGTGCCGGTGTGGGAGGTCTCCCCGGTGGGCCCCTTCCACCAGTGGCCCACCGGGTCCGGCTTCGAATACTTCTACGGGTTCGTCGGCGGCGAGGCCAACCAGTACTACCCCGGGCTGTACGAGGGCACCACCCCCGTCGAACCGCCGAAGACCCCGGAAGAGGGGTACACCCTCACCGACGACCTGGCGGACCGCGCCATCACCTGGGTCCGCCAGCAGCAGGCGTTGCTACCGGACAAGCCGTTCTTCATGTACTGGGCCCCCGGCGCCACCCACGCACCGCACCATGTGCCCGAGCAGTGGTCCGCCAAGTACCGCGGTAAGTTCGATGACGGCTGGGATGCGCTGCGCGAACGGATATTTTCTCACCAGCGCAAGCTCGGGGTGGTACCGGAGGATGCCGAGTTGACGGCCCGCCACGACGAGATCCCCGCCTGGGACGACATGCCGGCCGCACTCAAACCCGTGCTGGCCAGGCAGATGGAGATCTACGCGGGGTTCCTCGAGCAGGCCGATCACGCGGCCGGACGCGTCATCGACGCCATCGCCGACCTCGGCGTCCTCGACAACACCCTGATCTACTACATCATCGGCGACAACGGCGCCTCGGCCGAAGGGACCGTCAACGGTTGCTTCAACGAGATGACCACCCTCAACGGCATGCCCGGGATCGAGACCACCGAGTTTCTGCTGTCCAAGATCGACGACTTCGGCACCGCGGCGGCCTACAACCATTACGCGGTGGGATGGGCGCACGCGCTGTGCACGCCGTACCAATGGACCAAACAGGTGGCCTCGCACTGGGGCGGGACGCGCAATGGCACCATCGTGCACTGGCCGAAAGGGTTGCCCGACAAGGGCACCACGCGCAATCAGTTCCACCATGTGATCGACGTCGTCCCCACCATTCTGGCCGCCGCCGGAGTGCCGGCGCCGCACTCGGTCAACGGCATCGCCCAGGCGCCGCTGGAGGGCGTCAGCATGCTGGACACCCTGCGCGATGCCGCCGCGCCGGAGACCCATCAGGTCCAGTACTTCGAGATGATGGGTAACCGCGGCATCTATTTCCAGGGCTGGACCGCGGTGACCAAACACCGCACTCCCTGGAAGGCGGAAACACCCCCGGCCTTCGACGACGACGTCTGGGAACTGTACGGACCCGACGACTGGACTCAGGCCCACGACCTGGCGGCCGAGAACCCCGCCAAACTCGCCGAGCTGCAACGCCTCTGGCTGATCGAGGCGACGAAGTACAACGTCGTGCCGCTCGATGACCGCGGGTTCGAACGGATCAATCCCGACATTGCCGGACGCCCACAGCTGATCAAGGGCAACACCCAACGGCTGTTCTCCGGTATGCGGGTCGCCGAGGGGTGCGTTCTGTCGCTGACGAACAAGTCGCATGCGGTGACGGCGAACATCGAGGTGCCGGCGTCCGGTGCCAACGGTGTGATCGTCACCCAGGGCGGCAGCGCCGGCGGCTGGGCACTCTATGCGCACGAAGGCCGGTTGAAGTACTGCTACAACTTCTTCGGCATCGAGTACTACCCGGTGACCGCGAGCACCGAGATTCCCGCCGGCAGGCATCAGGTTCGGATGGAATTCGCCTACGAGGGAGGCGGTCTGGCCAAGGGCGGCGACGTCACCTTGTATTACGACGGCAAGCCGGTGGGCACCGGACGCGTCGCGCAGACGCAGCCCATGGCATTCTCGGCGGACGAGGCCTGCGACGTCGGTCGTGACACGGGGTCACCGGCCTCGACGGACTATGGGCCTACCGGCAACGCCTTCACCGGGACCATCGATTGGGTGCAGATCGACATCGGCGAGGACAGCCACGATCATCTGGTCACCCCTGAAGATCGCTTCAACATCGCCATGGCCAAGCAGTAG
- a CDS encoding DUF6285 domain-containing protein, with translation MTALHGRPTAAELVAAVADFLDQDVRAATEGQVNFHARVAANALRMVQRELTATGAAEVNQVLAGLGATDEAQLAAAIRNGDFDERADELLPGLRVLVGHRLAAAHPGYTEE, from the coding sequence ATGACCGCCTTGCATGGCCGGCCGACCGCCGCCGAACTGGTGGCCGCCGTCGCCGATTTCCTGGACCAGGACGTCCGCGCCGCCACCGAGGGGCAGGTGAACTTCCACGCCCGCGTCGCCGCCAATGCCCTGCGGATGGTGCAGCGGGAGTTGACCGCGACCGGCGCCGCCGAGGTGAACCAGGTGCTCGCCGGGCTGGGGGCCACCGACGAGGCGCAGTTGGCGGCCGCGATCCGGAACGGCGACTTCGACGAACGCGCCGACGAATTGCTGCCCGGGCTCCGGGTGCTGGTCGGCCACCGGCTGGCCGCCGCCCATCCGGGTTACACCGAGGAGTGA
- a CDS encoding phosphotransferase family protein → MTDFTEALTAVLRPVLGETVTVTDLTRLTGGASRTTWSFTANTDTGPRALILRTGPPDEVHASMELEARVQALAAEQGAAVPEIITASNSVEPLGNPYLICTAIAGETIVRRIYRGLDDQRRANLLRQCAEALVHIHRIDPARADLTVEDPVAQLRAQLDGTGDTTATFEFAFRWLDRNRPATATPTLVHGDFRMGNLIVDESGLAAVLDWELVHAGDPVEDLAWFCIRAWRFGAPRSLEAGGLGSVEDLLAAYHDAGGAAVDRDAFRWWLVLSTLKWGVICRFQAERHLSGQTPSVELATIGRRVCETEWDLLNLLEER, encoded by the coding sequence ATGACCGACTTCACCGAGGCGCTCACGGCGGTGCTGCGGCCCGTCCTCGGGGAGACGGTGACGGTCACCGACCTGACCCGGCTCACCGGTGGCGCCAGCCGCACCACCTGGTCGTTCACCGCGAACACCGACACCGGGCCGCGGGCGTTGATCCTGCGCACCGGGCCACCGGACGAGGTGCACGCCAGCATGGAACTCGAGGCCCGGGTGCAGGCGCTGGCCGCCGAACAGGGTGCCGCGGTACCCGAGATCATCACCGCGTCGAACTCCGTTGAACCGCTGGGCAATCCGTACCTGATCTGCACCGCGATCGCCGGGGAGACCATCGTCCGGCGGATCTACCGCGGCCTCGACGACCAACGCCGGGCGAACCTGCTGCGGCAGTGCGCCGAGGCCCTGGTGCACATCCACCGGATCGATCCGGCGCGGGCCGACCTCACCGTCGAGGACCCGGTGGCGCAGCTGCGCGCCCAACTCGACGGCACCGGGGACACCACCGCCACCTTCGAGTTCGCGTTCCGGTGGCTCGACCGGAATCGGCCCGCCACGGCCACCCCCACCCTGGTGCACGGAGACTTCCGGATGGGGAACCTGATCGTCGACGAATCCGGGCTGGCCGCGGTGCTGGACTGGGAGTTGGTGCACGCCGGCGACCCGGTGGAGGACCTCGCCTGGTTCTGCATCCGGGCCTGGCGGTTCGGGGCGCCGCGCAGCCTCGAGGCGGGTGGGCTGGGCAGCGTCGAGGACTTGCTGGCCGCCTATCACGACGCCGGCGGCGCCGCCGTCGACCGCGACGCGTTCCGCTGGTGGCTGGTGCTGTCGACGTTGAAGTGGGGCGTCATCTGCCGCTTCCAGGCCGAGCGCCACCTGTCCGGGCAGACCCCGTCGGTGGAGTTGGCGACCATCGGGCGCCGGGTCTGCGAGACGGAATGGGACCTGCTGAACCTGCTGGAGGAGCGATGA
- a CDS encoding TetR/AcrR family transcriptional regulator, giving the protein MAGRDSRSSRLSVDDWLQAGYTILAEDGLQALKIDRLCARLGVTKGSFYWHFTDMASYRNALLESWAEQRGGEHAVYQQIRDRPPAERLSMLIAALVSPRHWRLERAMREWARTDPSVAASVEAADRRVIRTVRQAFVDLDFEPEEADLRARTTFAAGIGFLQIAGSKTNPLTAAQRERFLQFMLRP; this is encoded by the coding sequence ATGGCAGGGCGTGACTCCCGAAGCAGCCGACTCTCCGTCGACGACTGGCTGCAGGCGGGCTACACCATCCTCGCCGAGGACGGTTTGCAGGCTCTCAAGATCGACCGGCTCTGCGCCCGCCTGGGCGTCACCAAGGGCAGCTTCTACTGGCATTTCACCGACATGGCCAGCTACCGCAACGCGCTGCTGGAGTCCTGGGCCGAACAGCGCGGCGGCGAGCACGCGGTCTACCAGCAGATCCGCGACCGCCCGCCCGCGGAGCGGTTGTCGATGCTGATCGCCGCACTGGTCAGCCCGCGACATTGGCGCCTCGAGCGGGCCATGCGGGAGTGGGCGCGCACCGACCCCAGCGTCGCGGCCAGCGTGGAGGCCGCCGACCGCCGGGTGATCCGGACCGTGCGGCAGGCGTTCGTCGACCTCGACTTCGAACCCGAGGAGGCCGACCTGCGCGCGCGCACCACCTTTGCCGCGGGCATCGGGTTCCTGCAGATCGCCGGCAGCAAGACCAACCCGCTGACCGCCGCGCAGCGCGAGCGCTTCCTGCAGTTCATGCTGCGCCCCTGA